The region CGGTCCGCTGCATGGTGACCATGATCCCTCCAACGATCAGGGCGAGGCATATGGTGAGGCCGCTGACGAACGACCTCGGACGCTTGGGCTTTCTGGGCCGCGGCGGCGGGGCCACGGGCGGCCCGTACGGGTCCGCCGCGTAGGGCGTGCCGAGCGGCCGGTACGGCTCCCGCCTCGTGTACGGGCCGTGGGGCGCGAAGGGCTCACCCGCGCCGTATCCCTGGCCGCTTCCGTAGCCCTGGCCGGCGGCCCGGCCCGGCGCCTGCCCGGGTGAGCCGAGGTCGCCCCGCGCGCTCGCCCGCGCCTCGCGCGCCAGGTCCGACAGCCGCCGGTACCCGTCCGCGGCCTGAGGCGGCGGTAGGGGACCGCGCGCACCGGAGCCGGGTGGCCCGGACTCACTCGCGCCCGAGCCGAGCGGGCCCGAGCCGAGCGGGCCCGAGCCGAGCGGGCCCGAGCCGAGCGTGCCGGAGTCGCGTGGTTCGGAGACCTGGGTGTCCGGCACGGACAGCGGGGCCGTCCCGGCCGGAGGCTCGAAGGCCCGGGTCGGCGGGTCGCCGTCGGCCCACCCCACCGAACCCGCGCCGTGCTCGGCGTCCTTGGCGGTGTCCTTGTCGGTGTCTTCCGGGGTCGTGTCGTCCGCGATCCTGCCGACCGACGGCTCGGGCACCCACCCGGGGGCCTGGGGGCCGTACGCTCCCGGCATCGCCGTGGTCTCGGCGCGCTGCGGCGCCGGGCCGTACGGCTCCTGCGCGAAGGGGGCGAACGGCGCGAACCCGGGGGCGGACCTGGTCATGCCGCGCCGGCCGGTCGCCCGTTCCGGCATCGACCTGGCCATGGTGAGCAGGTCGACGCCCCGGGCGTGGGCGGTCATCAGCACGATGGCCAGCAGCGTGCCGACGACGATCGTGCCGCGGTTGATGCCGCCCGAGGCCACGTTGATGATCAGCCCGAACGCGAAGACCGCCGCGAGCAACGCGAGCACGGTCTCGGCGTCGAACATCCGCCGGGTCCACTGCTCCAGGTGGCCGGGGCCGCCGTCCGGGCGGCGCATCAGCAGGAACGCCGCGACGTACAGCATGACGCCGATGCCGGAGGCGAGGACGAGCACCGCGAAGCCGACCCGGAAGAGCACCGGGTCCATGCCCGTGTACCTGCCGAGGCCCGCGCACACGCCCGTGATCATGCGCCCGTCCCGGTGGCGGCTCAGCACCCTCTCGGGTTCTGGCTGGCCGGCGGGGTCGGAAGCGGGAGCGGATGGTGCCTCGGTCATGGTCCCATCCTGGCCGTGCCGACCTGGGCCCTGCCATCGGGGGAACCCCTGAGCCGTCCCCGAGTCCCCGGGGGCCACATCAGGGCATGCCCTGATGCGGGCATGCTCCGTGACGTGTGACGATGC is a window of Microbispora sp. NBC_01189 DNA encoding:
- a CDS encoding PspC domain-containing protein codes for the protein MTEAPSAPASDPAGQPEPERVLSRHRDGRMITGVCAGLGRYTGMDPVLFRVGFAVLVLASGIGVMLYVAAFLLMRRPDGGPGHLEQWTRRMFDAETVLALLAAVFAFGLIINVASGGINRGTIVVGTLLAIVLMTAHARGVDLLTMARSMPERATGRRGMTRSAPGFAPFAPFAQEPYGPAPQRAETTAMPGAYGPQAPGWVPEPSVGRIADDTTPEDTDKDTAKDAEHGAGSVGWADGDPPTRAFEPPAGTAPLSVPDTQVSEPRDSGTLGSGPLGSGPLGSGPLGSGASESGPPGSGARGPLPPPQAADGYRRLSDLAREARASARGDLGSPGQAPGRAAGQGYGSGQGYGAGEPFAPHGPYTRREPYRPLGTPYAADPYGPPVAPPPRPRKPKRPRSFVSGLTICLALIVGGIMVTMQRTGTGTVGLPVVGGAVLVTIGAGLLVAAWFGRGGGLVAAGTIVALVLVGSTTVNGIPRKVGNFVWHPVTAVQSPGTYELGIGDGKLDLSDIPLKSGARLRFDASVSLGQLAVIVPPTARVEVYGFTKLGEVRIDHQVKDGTNVRFDRVLEPETPGKGDAPTIELHVKAGVGDVEVRRAA